The Malus domestica chromosome 06, GDT2T_hap1 genome has a segment encoding these proteins:
- the LOC103428151 gene encoding probable serine/threonine-protein kinase PBL11, whose translation MGICFGAPVNHSSASTTKPATLVASRYINKNNGFVGKGVSTKKVPRNISGKRSTGGTTERRKNYTEAAGGVALPLPPAAAATAAPIECIPKLKEFTLADLKKCTRDFRPDTILGEGGFGRVFKGWVDPVTYAPSKVGVGLAVAVKKSSEDSYQGHQEWQAIGLVYMQAEVNFLGKCHHPNLVRLLGHCCEESQFLLVYEYMPKGSLEGHLFRKGQEPLPWEIRLKIAIGAARGLVFLHTSEKVIYRDFKASNILLDPAYNAKLSDFGLVKTGPMNGNSHVTTRIIGTQGYAAPEYVATGHLYVKSDVYGFGVVLLEMLTGLQAVDSNRPSCAYSLVDWARPSLHKKKLLKNIMDPGLGEEYSLKGAFQAADLILKCLEPDPKSRPSMEEVLTVLEKINEIKKKPKSTKSNGRGHDQEPYSSAHNHHSSNRSPYHQKNGGVRASSQHRVY comes from the exons ATGGGAATCTGTTTTGGAGCTCCTGTCAATCATAGTTCAGCATCTACAACCAAGCCGGCTACCCTag TAGCATCGAGATACATTAACAAGAACAATGGATTCGTAGGAAAAGGTGTCAGCACCAAAAAAGTTCCCAGGAATATTAGTGGCAAAAGAAGTACTGGTGGAACAACGGAGAGGAGAAAGAATTATACTGAAGCAGCTGGAGGTGTggctcttcctcttcctcctgcTGCGGCAGCAACAGCTGCTCCAATTGAATGTATACCAAAGTTGAAAGAGTTCACGTTAGCAGATCTGAAGAAGTGTACTCGAGATTTTCGACCAGATACAATACTAGGAGAGGGAGGTTTCGGAAGGGTTTTCAAGGGCTGGGTCGATCCCGTCACATATGCCCCGTCTAAGGTCGGCGTTGGCTTGGCCGTCGCAGTCAAGAAGTCCAGCGAAGACAGCTATCAAGGTCACCAAGAATGGCAGGCaa TTGGGTTGGTATATATGCAGGCCGAGGTGAATTTCTTGGGGAAGTGTCATCATCCAAACCTTGTGAGGCTGCTGGGACATTGCTGTGAAGAAAGCCAATTCCTTCTTGTCTACGAATATATGCCGAAAGGCAGCTTGGAAGGCCACCTTTTCAGAA AAGGTCAAGAACCACTTCCATGGGAAATAAGACTAAAGATAGCAATTGGAGCTGCGCGAGGCCTTGTTTTTTTGCACACCTCAGAAAAAGTCATCTACCGTGACTTTAAGGCCTCCAATATTTTGCTCGATCCG GCCTACAACGCAAAACTTTCGGATTTTGGGCTGGTGAAGACAGGGCCGATGAATGGAAACTCCCATGTAACCACACGTATTATTGGAACTCAGGGATATGCAGCTCCAGAATATGTTGCAACCG GGCACTTGTACGTAAAGAGCGACGTGTATGGTTTCGGTGTCGTATTGTTGGAGATGCTAACGGGATTACAGGCAGTTGACAGTAATCGGCCATCTTGCGCGTACAGTTTGGTAGACTGGGCGAGGCCGTCGCTTCACAAGAAAAAGTTGCTGAAGAATATAATGGACCCAGGGCTTGGAGAGGAATACTCGTTAAAAGGTGCCTTCCAAGCAGCTGATCTTATTCTCAAATGCCTAGAACCTGATCCTAAAAGCAGACCTTCTATGGAAGAGGTTTTGACAGTTCTGGAGAAGATTAACGAAATTAAGAAGAAACCAAAAAGTACAAAATCCAATGGGAGAGGACATGATCAGGAACCATATTCTTCAGCACATAACCATCATAGTAGTAACAGGTCTCCATATCACCAAAAGAATGGCGGTGTTAGAGCTAGTTCTCAACATCGTGTATACTAA